The genomic DNA ctttaaatacaaattttgacTCCATTTTATTAACACGTTTAATCATTAATTTGCCAGCAgcttttatggcatttttgcatttataatttCTAATTTTCAAACCCACTTTCCACTTCGGTTATGCCCTCAAGCATACCCTAACTAATAGAGTGGGCTGGTGAAAGGGGTTTTGGGGGCCTAGAAGAATCTCATCTCACTGTGAGAGCTAAGAGCTGAGCATTCCATGGATTGTTCGCTTCGCTGTCTTTGTtcgatggaaatggaaacgcgACTCGACAAGagacgagcgagcgagccatAGATGGATAGAAACGAGGCCTCTACGCGATGGGGGGAGGCTGAACCAAATGCGAAAGTGATAATTAAAAATCGCGCCATACACGAGAGTTGATGCCAgatattgctgttgttgttgctgctgctgctgccgtgccgTGGCGTTGTTTTCCCACTGATTCTTTATGGTTATTGTTTATGATTTTTCTGCCATTGCTGCCTGAGAGAGTTGCAATCAGCAGTGCGCGGAGGAAGCgcagggaaatggaaaaaaggaTGTAAATGGGGATGGGGCACGAACGAAGTGATCAATGCGCTGAACAATGATTGACGGCACATCAATGGGGGGACGGCAGCACTGGGGGGAGGTAGAGGGAGAAGTGCACTGAAAAGGCCTGTCCCTGCAGCGGACAaacaattatgcaaaattgCAAACGCCTGCAGTTTtgtgcaaaattaattttgcattttttaattttacatattcGAAGGAGCAGCGGAGTCTGGGAGCTGAgtgctgagagctgagagctgagagctgtgCGGCAAGACACTcggcaatgaaatgaaaaactgCTGCGACGACATTCTGCGCCTCTGACAAAGGATTGATAAGTGCTCGATGTGGTTCGACGTGGCTCACGCGAGCAGCCATCCATCTGGTTATCTGGCGGCGTACAGCCCAGAAGTAGGGCCACGTAGCCCCAAACGGGGGCAGAGCATGGCCTGATGCTGCTCAGGCCCCAAGACACAAGCTCATTCCGTTGGCAGAAGACCTCGCTGTTGGTTGTGTAAAATGTTTCAAGCGGATCCCCAACTGAGCCGCACCCTGGGGCGGCTCCAGCCGAAGGCAGAGCTGGACCAGCTCAGGCAGGATCAGCTGCGCATGGTGATCGTTGAGAGTCCTGGCCAGCTCCAGGACATGCAGTTCCCGGACATTTGGCTGCGCGACAACTGCCGCTGCGGGGAGTGCTACCTGCCCCAGACACTGAGTCGCCTGCCCCAGCTGTGGAACAACCTGGAcacgagtgtgcgtgtgcagcggcagagcgTGGATGTGGATCAGCAGGTGCTGTACATCCAGTGGTCCGACGGCCACGCCTCCCAGTACCCCTTCGCCTGGCTGCGGGAGCGCGACTTTGCGCCGGCAAACCGCGCGCGATACCTGAGCGACTTTTACCGCCCCGCGCCGCGCCACTGGAGCGGCCTGGAGTTCGGGCACATCCGTCGCGAGTTCCAGTaccaggagctgctggccagcgacgagcagctgctgcagtggctccACCAGCTGGCCGTGTATGGCGTGGCGCTGGTCAAGCAGGCGCCCCTCGAATTCGAcgtgctgcggcggctgtgcAACCGCGTGGGCTTCATGCGGCGCACCACCTACGGCGACGAGTTCAGCGTGCGCGCCCAGCCGGGTGCCAGCAACTACGCCTATCTGGCGGCgcccctgccgctgcacaCGGACATGCCCTACTTCGAGTACAAGCCGGGAGTGACGCTGCTGCACACGCTCGAGCAGTCGGACTCGCCGGGCGGCGTGAACCTCCTGACGGACGCCCACCATGTGGCGGACCTGATGCGCGAACGGTATCCGGCACAGTTCCGGGTGCTCTGCCAGACGCCCGTCGATTGGGCGGACATTGGCCGAGACGGAGAGCTGGAGTTCCACAACATCTGGCGTGCCCCAGTCATCAAGTGAGTATCAGAATGGAGCAGGAACTACGGGCGGGAAACTCATGTAAGCCCTTTCGTCCTGTTTGATTGCAGCCTGGACGCCGAGGGTCGGTATGTGCGCATCAACCACAGCATTCCGCAGCGCGATAGCCACTTCAGTGTGCCGCTGGAGCAGGTTCGTCCTTGGTACGAGGCGATGGCCCTGTTCGTGCGTCTGGCCAACGAGCAGGCATGCAGCTTCAAGACCACACCAGGCGATGTGCTCACATTCAACAACCTGCGCCTGGTGCACGGACGCACGGGCTACGACGACACGGACCGCAACGTGCGCCACATCGTTGGCGCCTTCCTCGACTGGGACATTGTCTACTCCCGCCTGCGTGTCCTCAGGAATGCCACAAGCAAACCCACTCACTGAGTGGCctcaatcatcatcatcaccgaGCACTAAGTTCTAAGTTCAATGTTAGTAATTATAGTCCCCAAATATATCCACATAATTATGTTCATACTTTGTGtataattttataataaatttcaCTTAAACGCTAGCTAAATGGCAATTGATCTTTGAGGTGATTTAATTAGCCACAAACAGAGGCTGGGCTTGAGCTCTTACCCCACAGCATGCGAGTTGAATGGAAACTAATCGCATTCACTGGGACATCTGGCTGATTAGTTTCCCAGTGTAAACTGTCTGCCCTGAAGCCAAATTCTGGTTGGTAATTTTCGGGTATATTTGCTATTTGGTGTTGGCTTcaaatgtataatttatgcTCTCCATAAGGAAGCTGTAAGTAACATATTTAGATTTCAGAGATTCCACCTCTAAACATATCTGAAACGagaaacttttccactttaaTTTGCTTATAAACAACACGAATTGTAGTTGCTAGAGTGATGAGAAACATTCCCCAGTCTGAACCCATTTCTCGTGTCACACTTTTCAAAGGGTATTGTACGACGCGAAGGGCAAACTGTACCCGTAGTAATTGCTGATTGCTGGTTGGTGGTGTGTGGCAAACAGCCGACATGAAGTGAAAGTCCAGCACACGTCATTGTTTACGCCGGGCAGCAAAATTAGCTTATCGGAGATCTGTGCTGAGTCAGCTGAGGCGACGCGTACTCTGCCATGCCGGTGATTAGCTGGTTATCAATTTATGGCAATGCCGAAATAAGCATTGACTGGGCTGAGCTCTGGGATCTGGGAGTGTGTAAATCACGCGCAGAGACCAGCGACAACCCTCGTGTGTGGTAAACATTCTTacgggacagggacaggaagCAACTTTTACTagtgggttttggttttgcttggGGTTCTGGTgcggtgtggagtggagtgtggttGCCCGCAGGCAAATCCTTTCGAaatctttttatttatgtcaATGGTGccaccaaaaacacacacagagacacacagcaaGACACGGCAGCGGCAAGGAGCGATGCCAGctggcagccggcagccacAGTCCGTAATGCGGAATCCGGTATCCGGAATCCGACTTGGAGCACATGAATTTGTACATGGCAGCGAGTAAATCCCTCTAATAATCCACATAATAAGCACTGGAGGAGGTGGCGGTGCCAGCAACAGGCAGAAAGGGGTTGCACGGTGGGGGAAGGgattgttcttgttgctgctgctggatctggggctgggtctgggactggggGCTCTTGTTTATAAGTTCATAAAAGCCAACGAGCCGGTGCAGGCGCGAGAGTGCGGGCAGACATAAAAAGcggcagcaaatgcaaaaaggagcgggaaaaatagccaaaaaaaaggaaaggaaaccaGTCGCAAATCCAATTTCCActgcctgcgtgtgtgtgtgtgtggggggggaaTTTTACTGCAGTTTTGGGTACGCCATGCAACAGTCATAATGTGTAATTGAAAACCTGTGCTGAATCGCACCCTTGGGTGATGTACTGGCACTTTTGTGGGTCCACTGCTTGGGCCTCCTAATTGGCAACGAGGTCGGTCAGCGAGGAGCCAGCCACACACGAGACAATGGCCATTCGTATGTAAAGAAGACGCAGCCAGAAGCAGGAGAGTGGAGCAGCCCACGCTTGGCAGCACAATTGTCAAACTAATACTCGTACAATTTCCACAATTTCCACAATTTCCGctcttggctgtggctgtatctgCCTTCCCATTTACCATTCCCCCATTGGATTTCGGCCACGACAATGGCCCCGAAGTTTGGCTGTCTCGAATGATAAACATGCGGCAATTGACGCAATCATTGTCTGTCCATGAATTGAATTAAATCAACTCAAGTGCgacactggcagcagcagggcattGCTTATCCTTGTTACTGCTGACActcacagcaaaaaaaaaaggaagaaaggaTGGCCACAATCACAATCCTTTGCCTCCGACTTGCTTCAAAATTAATGACTTGGTCATGCATGCCCGGGCGCTGAAATCAAGTGAAAAGTATAggttacagcagcagcttcagcttcagcagcagcttcagcagcagcttcagcgaTTGCCAGGGTTGGATGGGTTGGGTGGTTGATTGGATGGGATGATGCTGGGTGGGTGTTATGTAATGCCCCATAATTCCGTTCGTTTCCGTTTGATGCCGTTGCAGGACATTAGCGCGGGCTCAGCAGCGCATTTTGCTTATTAGAATCCGTTTGTGTATCCGtttgggtgtgcgtgtgtgtggagtgttttttcttctctttgtatctttgtagCTGTGATGCCGCTGGAGTGTAATAAATTCTCGTACTTCCCTCCCCCACACAACACTCTGCCAGgggctctctgtctctctggcaaTTTCAAAGTTTATCACCAAAGCGCGTCTGCAACTTATGTCGTCTGCTtcttgcctctgccactgccacattctgttgctgttgctgttgctgctgctgttgctctgtgcTCCGCTTTTCCCGCTGGTTTGTCTGCACGTCGGTTGTGGTTATGTGAAATCACATCGTAAAAATGTCCAAGTccaaatgctgctgcctctaCGGACgagactgtgtgtgtggggggggggggaggcagaaggcaaagCTTATAAGTCCTTCCTGTCTCACCTGACTTTGGTGTCGCGGTGGGGCAACCCTTTTGCCTTTCAATTTATAGATGTTgcccatataaatatttatttctatatacAGCTGCCTACCCCCCTGCCTACACCCCTTCACCTTCCCTTCCCCCCATCGACACCACGCCGTGGCATCATTATTGTTTTTATGCGAGCGTCTTAAAAGCATTCCGCCGATCAATAAACCTTCGCCACGTCTCGCGGGCGTCTGCCTTCGGCCCCGTCCGCGTCTGAGTCTCCGGTTGCATCCTTTCCAATAAGCGAAAGTGCTTTTCCCACCAAAATTcgcccccccaca from Drosophila subobscura isolate 14011-0131.10 chromosome E, UCBerk_Dsub_1.0, whole genome shotgun sequence includes the following:
- the LOC117890426 gene encoding gamma-butyrobetaine dioxygenase is translated as MFQADPQLSRTLGRLQPKAELDQLRQDQLRMVIVESPGQLQDMQFPDIWLRDNCRCGECYLPQTLSRLPQLWNNLDTSVRVQRQSVDVDQQVLYIQWSDGHASQYPFAWLRERDFAPANRARYLSDFYRPAPRHWSGLEFGHIRREFQYQELLASDEQLLQWLHQLAVYGVALVKQAPLEFDVLRRLCNRVGFMRRTTYGDEFSVRAQPGASNYAYLAAPLPLHTDMPYFEYKPGVTLLHTLEQSDSPGGVNLLTDAHHVADLMRERYPAQFRVLCQTPVDWADIGRDGELEFHNIWRAPVINLDAEGRYVRINHSIPQRDSHFSVPLEQVRPWYEAMALFVRLANEQACSFKTTPGDVLTFNNLRLVHGRTGYDDTDRNVRHIVGAFLDWDIVYSRLRVLRNATSKPTH